The Methanosarcina barkeri str. Wiesmoor DNA segment GGATGAACATATCTTAACAAATAAACTGCGCTGGTTACACTTGTTAACCTCGAGTAATTTTTGAAGTAGGTCCTTTGATTCATGGCATGAGTTTGTAGAAAATACACAGTCAAGAGACGAGATTCGGCAAAGCTAGGAATAAAGTATCAGAACATTCCAAAAAACAAAGGTGTAAATATCATCCGATATTGTCGCTTGTTCAAGAACGGAAGAAGGGAAATGCATGGCCAGAATTATGATCGTGGACGATGCCGAATTTATGCGGATGATTATTAGAGATATTCTTCTGATGCACGGACATGAAGTTGTTGCTGAGGTCAATGATGGGGAAGATGCAATTCAGATTTATTTCGAAGTAAAGCCCGATATTGTGTTAATGGATATAATTATGCCAGATATGGATGGAAAAGAAGCATTGCAAAAACTTCTTACTATGGACCCTGAGGCAAAAATCGTAATGTGCTCCTCCATTGGTCAACAGGCCCTCATAACCGAATCAATGAAGATAGGAGCTATGGGCTTTATAGTAAAACCTTTTGAGCCTGATGGAATGCTTGATGTAATAAGAAAAATTGCTGAACCGAATTAGATCCGAGTTGAGTCTGATTGTAAATCAGGCTACTATTAAAATCAAATTGCACTAACTGAGCTGCATTAAATAAAGCAATTAAAGTATATTGAATAAAACAACTGAAGTTACATAAAATTGGACTAACTTAACTGAGGCTACATTAAACTGATTAACTTAACTGAATCTATATAAATTAAACTATGTCAAATCAGACTATTGTTAATATTGTTAAATAAAGAGTATTAGATAAAACTAGTAAAATAAATATGATATTTAAAGAAAAGTGCTTGAGATGACTATCCGTGCACTCATAGTCGATGATTCTGCTTTAATTCGCAAACTCCTTTCCGATATTCTCAGTCAAGACCCAAATCTCAGAATCATAGGGACGGCATTCAATGGAAAGGACGGTCTTGAGAAAATTAAAAAATTAAGGCCTGATGTCGTTCTTCTAGACAATATTATGCCCGTTTTTGACGGCCTTAAGACTCTTGCTTGGATTGTGAAGGAGTGTCCGACTCCAGTTGTGATGATTTCAGCCTTTGGAGAAAGAGCTGAGGAAATTACACTTACGGCCTTTGAATATGGAGCAGTGGATGTAATCCAGAGGCCAGAAGGGATTCTTAGTCAGAACATGCCAGATATGGCAGAAGAAATTTGCAGAAAAACCCGTGCAGCTACAAAAGCCAATCTTGAAAATCTGGAATGCATGCGAAATCGAGAATTGGAAGAAACGGACATAAATAAAAGAGAAAAAATAGAAAAGCATCGGTCCCGGAAAGAAACAACGTCTTTCGTGCGAAATGTTCTTGCAATAGGCGCATCCACTGGAGGGCCAAGAGCCCTTGAGAAGCTTATAGGTTCTTTTCCTGCCGACATCCCTGCCGCAGTCCTGATAGTACAGCACATGCCCGCAGGTTTTACGGCGTCTTTTTCTAAAAGGCTTGATTCAAAAACGGCTCTCAGGGTAAAAGAAGCAGAAGAAGGAGACATAATAGAGGAAGGAACCGTGCTTATAGCTCCCGGAAACCATCATATGGAAATCGTACAGAAGACTGTAAAAGGTCGTAAAGAAGAGGTTGCACATCTTTCGTGCAGCCCGAAAGAACTGGGTTCAAGACCGTCAGTAAATGCTCTTTTCAGGTCTATCGCCCCAATTTACGGCTCCAAAATTGTTTCCCTGGTTCTGACCGGAATGAACTGTGATGGAGCGGATGGAGCTGAACAAGTAAAAAAGATGGGAGGAAAAATAATTGCTGAGGCCCAGAGTTCATGTGTGGTTTACGGGATGCCAAAAGAAGTTGTAAGGCGAAAACTGGCGGATTTTGTGCTTCCCCTGGATAAAATGGCTGAAGAAATTGTAAAAATAATAAGCTAACTTTTCAAAATAAAAAGCAGTCTGATTTTTAAGGTTAAAGATTAACTCTTCGTACGGGACCTCTATATTGAATAAAAGATTGAGATACCACTAAACCATCATTAAACCTCCATAAACCTACATTAAACCTACATTAAACCTTCATTAAACCTTCATTAAACCTTCATAAACTAGAAGTGTTGTAATTAAATTGAAAGCTGGAATGGAACCAGGTGTAAGAATTAAAACAGCAGTACAGACTAAATAAATATTGGGATTAAAACAAAAGTACGGACTAAACAAATGTTGGAACTAAAACAGAAATATGGACTAAACAAATGCTGGGATAAAAACAGACGTAGGGATTAAACCTAATTGAATAAGAAACCGAATCTAGAACTCAATCCCGAACTGAATTCTGTGTTGAGAACCCATCTAAAAATGAAAATGTGAACTTCCAGAAAGGCAGGGAAAATTATGGATATGTCAAAATATATGGACATTTTCAGGGTAGAGTCTGAGAAATACATCAAAGAGTTGAGCGATTCCCTGCTGGTACTTGAGAATGATCCTGAAAATACGGAACAAGTGAATACGTTATTTCGCGCAGCTCATACATTCAAAGGCATGGCTGCCACTATGGGGTTCAAACAAATTGTAGAGTTAACGCATGAAATGGAAAGCTTGATAGATGGGCTGCGCACACGGCAAACTGTACTTAATTCTTCTTTGATTGATGTTCTCCTGATATGCGTGGATACCCTTGAGGGACTTGTAGAAAATGTCTGTGGGAGTGAGGGAAATAAGCCCGAAAAAGAAAAAAAAGATTCGGTTAATAAATACGAATACCATCCTGATGTTTACGAAGTGTTAAAAACCTTAAGGAAAGTAAACGATTCTCCTGAAAAAGCTTCCATTCAAAAAGCTGGAGATAAATCCCTGTCTGCAGAGAAGAAAAGTGAAGAAGGTGGGGAAGAAAGCGGCAAAATAAAAGATAATGCAAAAAAATGCAATAGAGATAACGAGGTTTCAAAAACTGAAGAAACTAATAAAGTAAAAAATGCCGCGAAAGAAATTTATCTACCAGAAAAAGCCCCAGCTTATCCAAAATCGAGTCCTAAAGTGAAAATTGTTCAAAACCCAAGAATTAGTACCAAGCAGCTAGATAAATTGATGAATCTCGTAGGCGAGCTCGTAATTAACCGGAGTAGAATAAACGAGCTTACACGCGACCTGAAATCCAAGGAGCTTGAAGCTGCACTTTCAGATTTTCATAAACTAACAAGAGAACTGCAAGAAGAAGTGATCGAGGCAAGAATGGTACCTCTGGACCATATTACCTACATCTATCCCAGAATGATCAGAGATCTTGCACGCGTACAAAACAAAAAAATCGATTTTATAATCAAAGGGAAAGAAATCAAGCTCGATAGAACTATTCTCGAAGAAATCGGGGATTCCCTGGTGCACCTGTTAAGAAATGCAGTAGATCACGGAATCGAAATTCCAGAGAAGCGTGTGGAACTTAGGAAAAAAGAGAATGGCACTGTACTGATTACAGCTTCAAGACAGGAAAATTTTGTCCTTATTAGAATAGAAGATGACGGATGTGGAATAGACACTAACGAAATCAGGAAAGTCGCATTAAAGAAAGGAATTATCTCAAGAGAAAGTGCGGAGCAACTTCAGGAAGAGGAAGCAATGCAGCTGATCTTTACTCCAGGTCTCAGTACCTCTGACAATGTTACCGATATCTCCGGAAGGGGAATAGGAATGGATGTTGTAAAAAACAGAGTTGAGCGCCTTGGAGGGTCCGTAAAAGTTGAGTCAAAGCCTGGACTTGGTTCCAGTTTCGAATTAAAACTGCCTTTAACCGTTGCAGTTTATCAGGCCATGCTGTTAAGAGTTGGAAAAGAAAAATACGCAATTCCCTTCACAAGCATAGTGAAAAACATTGAAGTTAGCTCGCAGGAAATCAAGCATATCAAAGGACAGGAAGTCATTTTAATAGACAATAAAATTCTTCCACTTTTTAGATTGAAAAGGCAGTTTCAGCTACCTGATGATGACGACGAGAACAATATTTTCGTAGTTCTGGTTGAAAAACACGGGCAATATACTGGGATAATCGTGGACGAGCTACTTGGAAAACAAGAAGTGATAGTAAAAAGCTTCAAAAGCAAGCTTCTTGATGATACCAGAGGGTTTGCGGGAGCTACAATTTTGGGCGATGGAAGCATTATTTTAATTATCGATGTCAACTCCCTGATTTAAAATACATAAGAAACTTTAATAGGATAAAAAAGCCTGGATAAAAATACTGCCGGTGAAGAAATGGGTAACGGTCCAGTTAGAAAGGCAAATGATAGTGAAATAAATAAAGAGAAAAGTAAAGAGAAAAATAGAGAGATAAAGACATGTCAAAATCTGGAAAAAGATCCAGGCTTTGAACTGTTAAAGAGACATATTAGTGGAAACACCGGCTTTAACTGTGAATATTATAAGGAAGCTCATTTCAGGCGTAGAATTAATGTGCGCGTTCGAGCCACCAATTCTGAGAGTTATGGAGCGTATCTGAAACTTTTGAAGAAAGATCCGCAAGAGTACGAATTTCTTCTTAACACCCTTACTATAAATGTCAGTGAGTTTTTCCGAAATCCCGAAACCTTCAGAATAATTGAAAAAGAAGTTATTCCTTCTCTTGTTAAAAACAGATCAGGACTATTTCTCCGATCAATTCGCATCTGGAGTGCTGGTTGTGCGGCAGGAGAGGAGGCCTATTCCCTTGCTATCCTGCTGCACAGGACCCTGAAAAACGATTTTAAAAAGTATAGAATAAGAATTATAGGTACAGATATTGATATTCAAAGTCTGGAAAAAGCCAAAAAGGGCGTTTATAATCAAAATTCACTTAAAAACCTTGATTCAGTCACAAAAGAACGTTATTTCTTCAAACAGGGAGATAATTATCAGGTAATAGACGAGTTTAAGAGTATAACGCAATTTAAAAATCACGATTTGATTTCAGATCCCAGAATCGATCATTTTGATCTTATTTTCTGCCGAAATGTAATGATATATTTTAAAAAGGAAATTCAGGAGCAATTACAGCTTAACTTCTGCAAAAATCTCGAAAAAGGAGGATTTTTTATAATAGGAAAGTCCGAAACACTGCTTGGGACTGCATCAAGTTTTTTTAGGCCTTACAATACAAGAGAGCGCCTGTACATAAAGGAAATCTAAAGGGACATTTATTGAAGAGGTCAAGAACCTGATAAATTTAAGCGAATATGAATATGGAGCCCAAAAAGAGTTTGAAAATGTCGGAACAGAGAATTCTGCAACTACTCTCTATAAACTATGTTTCGTCCCACAATGATATACCTTTTATATAATTATTATATAACTTTTGTATAGCTTTTTTAATTTTTATATAATTATTATATAACTTTTGTATAGCTTTTTTAATTTTTATATAATTATTATATAATTTTTGTATAACTTTTTTAATTTCCCCGTAAAGATTATACCACTTATAAGGTAGCCTAACTATTTCACTTCAACTTCGAATTTGTTTCATTTTACATGATCGTTTTCCTTTACTAAAATGAGTTGGAATTACTCAACGAGCAGACCCCAAAACTCGAAATTGCTTCTCTAATTCTCATACTTTGAATTACTTCGAATAATAGACCTAGTTCTGGATCATGGAAAATTGTTCTGAATATTATAATAATTCTAGAACAATGTTGGTTTTGGGACAAGCTTGACATTTAACTTATACATTACCTGCTGTTATCTCTTCTATTAAATTTTCACATAATTTTTAATCTGTGAAATCATTTCAGGATACAACAATTCTAAATAAATTATACACATTTCCTGAATAAACTTCTGAAAGAAATTATAAATTATATTAAATAGTTCCTAAACAATTTCTAAGCAGTTTCTAAATAATTTCTAATAAATTCCAAAACAGAGAAATTTCTGAACCAGGAGAATTCTTCAAGATTACCAACTCAGGCGTAATCATAGTGGGAATAGGAGCCTGTGCATTGGCCAGGAGTCCGGTTAAAATTAAAACCTTCGGATTGGGCTCATGTGTAGTTATAACACTTTATGATAGGCAGGAGAGAATAGGGGGCCTTGTCCATACGATGCTTCCGAGTATAAGTGATGCAAGGATAAAAGACAAACCTTTTAAATATACAGATTCCGGTATAGAGCATCTTGCAACCGAGATACTAAGAGAAGGTTCACCCAGAAAAAGATTCGAAGCAAAACTCGTAGGTGGAGCGCATATGTTTGAAAATCGGAACCTGAACATAGGTGAAAGAAATATAAAATATGCCAAAAACACTCTGGAAAAGTTTGAAATACCAATTATATCCGAAGATACAGGCAAAAATTACGGACGTACAATAACCCTTGATACTTCTACTGGCGATCTCCTAATTAGGACTATTTTGAGAGCAGATAAGATAATCTAAAAGAATTGATTGGTTTCTATCTTTAATAAGTTTTTATTTTTAATCTATCCTTACCTTTATAGGGTCCTCTTAAACTCACTCTCAAACTAGAGGTTATTACTTATTTGTTCCATTAATTAAGGTTATTAGTAGTCCCCCTCAAAAAAGTACATTCAATTTTTCGTCTGAATTTTAATTAATGTCATAAAAAATCGTAAATTTTATTGAGAAGGATTTTCAATCCTTTTCTGGTGATTATTACGAAACCTCCACTTATACCACTAAATGAAGATTTCAAATGGCAATTGTTGTCCGAAATATTAAATGTTTTTGATTTGAGATTCTGTAAGCAAACTCTTACAAGGAGGGGCATTGTGCCCCTCCACAGATCAGTACCTACTATAAAAATTGTTCTTCTAAGCATGTTTTTTTCTTGTGAAATCTCTTATGCTATAAAGGAATTAAAAGAAAGAGAAGTCTTGAGAAACTTTTTAAAAATCAGTTTAGTACAACTGAAAAGGAAGTTTATGGCATTCTTAGTGAGTATGAACCCCAAGAGTTTACTGCTTTTGTTTTTGAAATATTGAATGATTTATGCCCTAAGAGAAAAAATGGATCAAGAGACATTATTATTGATAGTACTGACATAAACCTTAACCTGAACTGGCACGCTAAAAAGATTACCAAAGAAAGCCTAAAAAACAAAGAATACAAGTGGGGACATTCAACCCATAGAGGTTTCTTCATTGGTATGAAACTTACTCTTGCACTTGATTCTCAAACATTAAAACCTTTAGCGTTTCTGATTAATGAAGCAAATGTAGCAGAACCTAAAATTTATCCTGAAATACTTAAAGAACTTAAAAGAAAGAGAATAATAAAAGCAGGTGACGTTATCTATGCTGATAGAGGATACTATTCCTATGAAAACTACGTTATATCTGTAAGGAAAACTACGTTATATCTGTAAGAAATTTTAAGGTAGTACCTTTAATTTTTCCAAGGAAAAACTGTAATTTTAAGAAACTTTTCAATATGTTTAGATTATCCTCTGAAAATATTTGATTTAAGAAGAAATACTGAAAAAGAAATTAAATTCTACAAAGAAATAATTGCAAAGTTTAAAGAGTTAATAAGCAAATGGAAAGAACTCAGATCTGTAAGGTCAATCATAGAAGATGCATTCAAACTAGCGAAGAAAGCATACTCTATGGAGAATTTACACAGATATACAAGGAGTTCTGTCCAAAAATACTGTTCTTTAGCTGTACTTTTAGTAGGGGTAACTGTAAATTACGGTATTAATGAAAGGAAGGAATTGCAAGCCTTCTCTGAATGAAGAAATTAAGAGGGGACTATTACCTTTATTCATTTACTCTTTCGTTTGTTTTTACTTTCAATCTGTTCTTACCTTTATTCATTTATTCTTTCGTTTGTTTTTACTTTTAATCTGTTCTTACCTTCATTCATTTATTCTTTCGTTTGTTTTTACTTTTAATCCGTTCTTACATTTAGTTCCTTTTACTTTTTGACATTGTTGAAGCAATATTGAGAAATGTTTTTGGATTTTTAAAGTAAATTATTTTATCAAATTGTTCATTTTTGAATTCACTTTCGTTTCTTCACCTTTCCCTGAAAAATTATATATTTGATATAAATATTATAATTACATTATTAGTTCCATTAATAAAGCAAAAGAAAAGAAAAGAAAAGAAAAGAAAAGTAGCACAAAACTTTAAATCTGTATCTGAGGCTAGATCTAAGGTAAAGTGACACTCTGAATATACTTGAGTACACTCTTAGTACAGTTTAAGTATACTTTGAGCAATAAGCTAAGTGTACTTCAGGTAATACTGCGAGTACACTTGAAGTATACATTAAATATTCTTTAGATAACACTCTGAGCACTACTCTAAAATTCTTTGAGTAACCCTTGAGTAAATACTATATTCTTGGTCATTCTGTAAGATATCTGAAAAGTTCTAAAATCTTATAGAAGACGAGAAGACAGGGAAACCAAACCTGACAATTCGCGAACTAGTTTCAAGATAGCAGTAATTAATCAAATGGGAGATTTTTATGGAAATCAACGGAGTAGAAATCGAAGATACATATGCAGAAGCGTTTCCGATCAAGATTGCACGGGTACTCATAACAGCTGCTACTAAGCGCTGGGCCCTTGTGGCAGCTACTGAAGCTACAGGCTTTGCAACATCCGTTATAATGTGTCCTGCCGAAGCCGGAATTGAGAGGTTAGCAAGCCCCAGCGAGACTCCTGATGGCAGACCTGGAGTTTATGTCCAGATATGCACTTTCAAATACGAAGCTCTTGAAGAACAGCTCCTTGAAAGAATTGGACAGTGTGTACTTACAGCCCCTACAACTGCAGTCTTCAATGGACTTCCTGAAGCCGAAAAACAATTTAATGTAGGTTTTAAACTCAAGTTCTTCGCAGACGGCATGGAATCCGAAACCCAGATTGCAGGCCGCAAAGTATATAAGGTACCAATTATGGAAGGAGACTTCCTGGCCGAAGAAAATATAGGAGCCATAGCTGGAATTGCAGGCGGA contains these protein-coding regions:
- a CDS encoding chemotaxis response regulator protein-glutamate methylesterase, which codes for MTIRALIVDDSALIRKLLSDILSQDPNLRIIGTAFNGKDGLEKIKKLRPDVVLLDNIMPVFDGLKTLAWIVKECPTPVVMISAFGERAEEITLTAFEYGAVDVIQRPEGILSQNMPDMAEEICRKTRAATKANLENLECMRNRELEETDINKREKIEKHRSRKETTSFVRNVLAIGASTGGPRALEKLIGSFPADIPAAVLIVQHMPAGFTASFSKRLDSKTALRVKEAEEGDIIEEGTVLIAPGNHHMEIVQKTVKGRKEEVAHLSCSPKELGSRPSVNALFRSIAPIYGSKIVSLVLTGMNCDGADGAEQVKKMGGKIIAEAQSSCVVYGMPKEVVRRKLADFVLPLDKMAEEIVKIIS
- the fhcD gene encoding formylmethanofuran--tetrahydromethanopterin N-formyltransferase, giving the protein MEINGVEIEDTYAEAFPIKIARVLITAATKRWALVAATEATGFATSVIMCPAEAGIERLASPSETPDGRPGVYVQICTFKYEALEEQLLERIGQCVLTAPTTAVFNGLPEAEKQFNVGFKLKFFADGMESETQIAGRKVYKVPIMEGDFLAEENIGAIAGIAGGNFFIFGDSQMTALTAAEAAVDTIAELEGTITPFPGGIVASGSKSGANKYKFLKATANERFCPSIKDKIENTEIPADVNAVYEIVINGLDEESIKAAMKAGIKAAVTVPGVKKISAGNYGGKLGKYQFKLHELF
- a CDS encoding protein-glutamate O-methyltransferase CheR translates to MGNGPVRKANDSEINKEKSKEKNREIKTCQNLEKDPGFELLKRHISGNTGFNCEYYKEAHFRRRINVRVRATNSESYGAYLKLLKKDPQEYEFLLNTLTINVSEFFRNPETFRIIEKEVIPSLVKNRSGLFLRSIRIWSAGCAAGEEAYSLAILLHRTLKNDFKKYRIRIIGTDIDIQSLEKAKKGVYNQNSLKNLDSVTKERYFFKQGDNYQVIDEFKSITQFKNHDLISDPRIDHFDLIFCRNVMIYFKKEIQEQLQLNFCKNLEKGGFFIIGKSETLLGTASSFFRPYNTRERLYIKEI
- a CDS encoding chemotaxis protein CheD, which encodes MTNSGVIIVGIGACALARSPVKIKTFGLGSCVVITLYDRQERIGGLVHTMLPSISDARIKDKPFKYTDSGIEHLATEILREGSPRKRFEAKLVGGAHMFENRNLNIGERNIKYAKNTLEKFEIPIISEDTGKNYGRTITLDTSTGDLLIRTILRADKII
- a CDS encoding response regulator; its protein translation is MARIMIVDDAEFMRMIIRDILLMHGHEVVAEVNDGEDAIQIYFEVKPDIVLMDIIMPDMDGKEALQKLLTMDPEAKIVMCSSIGQQALITESMKIGAMGFIVKPFEPDGMLDVIRKIAEPN
- a CDS encoding chemotaxis protein CheA, giving the protein MDMSKYMDIFRVESEKYIKELSDSLLVLENDPENTEQVNTLFRAAHTFKGMAATMGFKQIVELTHEMESLIDGLRTRQTVLNSSLIDVLLICVDTLEGLVENVCGSEGNKPEKEKKDSVNKYEYHPDVYEVLKTLRKVNDSPEKASIQKAGDKSLSAEKKSEEGGEESGKIKDNAKKCNRDNEVSKTEETNKVKNAAKEIYLPEKAPAYPKSSPKVKIVQNPRISTKQLDKLMNLVGELVINRSRINELTRDLKSKELEAALSDFHKLTRELQEEVIEARMVPLDHITYIYPRMIRDLARVQNKKIDFIIKGKEIKLDRTILEEIGDSLVHLLRNAVDHGIEIPEKRVELRKKENGTVLITASRQENFVLIRIEDDGCGIDTNEIRKVALKKGIISRESAEQLQEEEAMQLIFTPGLSTSDNVTDISGRGIGMDVVKNRVERLGGSVKVESKPGLGSSFELKLPLTVAVYQAMLLRVGKEKYAIPFTSIVKNIEVSSQEIKHIKGQEVILIDNKILPLFRLKRQFQLPDDDDENNIFVVLVEKHGQYTGIIVDELLGKQEVIVKSFKSKLLDDTRGFAGATILGDGSIILIIDVNSLI